One Phocaeicola dorei genomic region harbors:
- the rnr gene encoding ribonuclease R, which yields MAKKKEKKAGKRMKKSEMSERLISLFHTKPNETFSLKQLSSSLNLTTHPLKMLCADIITEMIEDDFLQEVEKGHYKLNDHGLIMTGVFQRKSNGKNSFIPDDGGETIFIAERNSAHAMNNDKVKIALFAKRKNRNPEGEVIEILERANDTFVGTLKVEKFYAFLLTENRTLANDIFIPKDKLKGGKNGDKAVVKIVEWPEEAKNPIGQVIDILGKAGENTTEMHAILAEFGLPYVYPKNVETAAEKIPAEISEADYAEREDFRNVTTFTIDPKDAKDFDDALSIRLIKPGLWEVGVHIADVTHYVKEGSVIDKEAEKRATSVYLVDRTIPMLPERLCNFICSLRPDEEKLAFSVIFNMNEKGEVKDSRIVHTIIKSDRRFTYEEAQKVIETGEGDYKEEILELNKLAQILRKQRLAAGAIDFDRIEVKFEIDETGKPLSVYFKESKEANKLIEEFMLLANRTVAERIGKVPKNKKAKVFPYRIHDLPDPDKLENLNWFINRFGYKIRTSGSKTEISKSINRLLDDIKNKKEQNLVETVSLRAMQKARYSTHNIGHYGLAFDYYTHFTSPIRRFPDMMVHRLLTRYLAGGRTVQETKYEELCDHSSEMEQIAANAERASVKYKQVEFMGERLGMEFDGVISGVTEWGLYVELNENKCEGMVPMRDLGDDYYDFDEKNYCLTGRRHHKKFSLGDPVTIKVARANLEKKQLDFALIEK from the coding sequence ATGGCTAAAAAGAAAGAAAAAAAAGCAGGGAAACGTATGAAAAAAAGCGAAATGTCTGAACGACTGATAAGCTTATTCCACACCAAACCAAACGAAACATTCAGTCTGAAACAATTATCAAGCAGTCTGAACCTCACTACACATCCGCTTAAAATGCTTTGTGCCGACATCATTACTGAAATGATTGAGGATGATTTTCTGCAAGAAGTAGAAAAAGGACACTACAAACTAAACGACCACGGCCTGATTATGACTGGCGTCTTTCAGCGTAAAAGCAACGGCAAGAACTCCTTCATCCCCGATGATGGTGGAGAAACTATTTTCATAGCCGAACGTAATTCGGCACATGCCATGAATAATGACAAAGTAAAAATAGCCCTCTTTGCCAAACGTAAGAATCGGAATCCGGAAGGTGAAGTGATAGAAATTCTGGAACGTGCCAATGATACTTTTGTCGGTACACTGAAAGTAGAGAAATTCTACGCCTTCCTGCTGACCGAGAACCGCACCCTGGCAAATGATATTTTTATCCCGAAAGATAAGCTGAAAGGTGGAAAGAATGGGGACAAAGCGGTTGTGAAAATTGTAGAATGGCCCGAAGAGGCAAAAAATCCGATAGGACAAGTCATTGATATCTTGGGAAAAGCAGGAGAAAACACAACTGAGATGCATGCCATTTTGGCCGAATTCGGTTTACCTTACGTATATCCTAAGAATGTAGAAACCGCTGCCGAAAAGATTCCGGCAGAGATTTCCGAAGCGGACTATGCAGAACGTGAAGATTTCCGCAATGTAACAACTTTCACCATTGACCCCAAAGATGCAAAGGACTTTGATGACGCGCTCTCCATCCGTCTCATCAAACCGGGACTATGGGAAGTAGGCGTGCACATTGCCGATGTTACTCATTACGTAAAAGAAGGAAGCGTTATCGACAAAGAAGCTGAAAAGCGCGCTACTTCCGTTTATCTGGTAGACCGTACCATCCCCATGTTGCCCGAACGGCTGTGTAACTTCATCTGTTCCCTCCGCCCCGACGAAGAGAAACTGGCATTCTCCGTCATTTTCAATATGAATGAAAAGGGAGAGGTGAAAGACTCGCGCATCGTGCACACCATTATAAAGAGCGACCGCCGTTTCACCTATGAGGAGGCGCAAAAAGTGATTGAAACGGGTGAAGGCGACTACAAAGAAGAAATTCTGGAGCTGAACAAACTGGCACAAATCCTGCGTAAACAAAGATTGGCTGCCGGTGCTATTGACTTTGACCGCATAGAAGTGAAATTTGAGATAGACGAAACCGGCAAACCACTCAGTGTCTACTTCAAAGAATCCAAAGAAGCCAATAAGTTGATAGAAGAATTTATGTTGTTGGCCAACCGCACGGTTGCCGAAAGAATCGGTAAAGTACCTAAAAACAAGAAAGCCAAAGTATTCCCTTATCGTATCCACGACCTTCCGGACCCCGATAAACTGGAGAACTTGAATTGGTTTATCAATCGCTTCGGATATAAGATACGTACATCGGGTAGCAAAACAGAGATATCCAAATCCATCAATCGTTTACTGGACGACATAAAGAATAAGAAAGAACAAAATCTGGTGGAAACCGTATCCTTGCGTGCCATGCAAAAGGCCCGTTATTCCACTCATAATATTGGCCACTATGGTCTGGCATTTGACTATTATACTCACTTTACCTCACCTATCCGCCGTTTTCCGGATATGATGGTTCATCGTCTGCTCACCCGCTATCTGGCAGGAGGACGTACGGTACAGGAAACGAAATACGAAGAGTTGTGCGACCATAGTTCTGAAATGGAACAAATCGCCGCCAATGCAGAACGTGCTTCTGTAAAATACAAACAAGTAGAGTTTATGGGTGAACGTTTGGGCATGGAGTTCGATGGAGTCATTTCCGGAGTTACCGAATGGGGACTTTATGTGGAATTGAACGAAAACAAGTGCGAAGGTATGGTTCCCATGCGTGACCTTGGTGATGATTATTATGATTTCGATGAAAAGAACTATTGTCTGACGGGGCGCCGGCATCACAAAAAATTCAGTTTGGGAGATCCGGTTACCATTAAAGTGGCCCGCGCCAATCTGGAGAAAAAGCAACTTGATTTCGCTTTGATCGAGAAATAA
- a CDS encoding serine O-acetyltransferase, giving the protein MTTFNYTNILTQAVDELSESQSYKGLFHQHKDGDPLPSAKSLYKIVELARAIIFPGYFGNSTVNSHTINYHIGVNVETLFGLLTEQILAGLCFGQENSKNATDDNEPCRETASLLAARFINKLPELRRILATDVEAAYYGDPAATCFGEIISCYPAIRAISNYRIAHELLILGVPLIPRFITEMAHSETGIDIHPGAQIGHHFTIDHGTGVVIGATSIIGNNVKLYQGVTLGAKSFPLDNNGNPIKGIPRHPILEDDVIVYSNATILGRVTIGKGATVGGNIWVTENVPAGSRIVQRKNKDE; this is encoded by the coding sequence ATGACTACATTCAATTACACGAACATATTAACGCAGGCAGTAGATGAATTATCTGAAAGCCAGTCCTATAAAGGATTATTCCATCAACACAAAGATGGAGATCCTTTACCATCTGCCAAATCCCTATACAAGATAGTAGAATTGGCACGCGCCATTATCTTCCCTGGTTACTTTGGTAATTCCACCGTTAACAGCCATACCATCAACTACCATATCGGTGTAAATGTAGAAACCCTGTTCGGCCTGCTGACTGAACAAATTCTGGCAGGACTTTGCTTCGGACAAGAAAACAGTAAAAATGCAACCGATGACAATGAACCGTGCAGAGAAACAGCCTCTTTGCTGGCAGCTCGTTTCATCAATAAATTGCCCGAACTCCGCCGCATTCTGGCTACCGATGTAGAAGCCGCATATTATGGTGATCCCGCCGCCACATGCTTTGGTGAAATCATCAGTTGCTATCCAGCTATCCGAGCTATCAGCAATTACCGCATCGCACATGAGCTGTTAATACTGGGTGTACCTTTAATCCCACGCTTCATTACAGAAATGGCACATTCGGAAACCGGTATCGATATTCATCCGGGGGCACAAATAGGACATCATTTCACTATTGACCACGGTACAGGTGTAGTAATCGGAGCAACCAGCATCATCGGAAATAATGTGAAGCTCTATCAAGGGGTAACATTAGGAGCTAAAAGCTTTCCGCTAGACAATAATGGAAATCCCATTAAAGGCATTCCACGTCATCCTATTTTGGAAGACGATGTCATTGTATATTCCAATGCAACAATCTTAGGGCGTGTTACTATTGGCAAGGGGGCTACCGTAGGAGGTAATATTTGGGTAACAGAAAATGTACCTGCCGGATCACGTATCGTACAACGAAAAAACAAAGACGAATAA
- a CDS encoding sensor histidine kinase, translating into MHGAADLLLIIDTGKGILKDKHDFVFERFTQLDDFMRGTGLGLPICRLLAEKFGGSLVIDADYTQRCCFVLRLPWVHKEVSDHRLHGFTHI; encoded by the coding sequence TTGCATGGGGCGGCAGACTTATTACTTATTATTGATACAGGGAAAGGAATTCTTAAAGACAAGCATGATTTTGTATTTGAACGTTTTACCCAATTAGATGATTTTATGCGAGGGACAGGATTAGGGCTTCCTATCTGCCGGTTGCTGGCTGAGAAATTTGGAGGTTCTCTTGTGATTGATGCCGATTATACACAGAGATGCTGCTTTGTGCTGAGACTTCCGTGGGTGCATAAAGAAGTTTCTGATCATAGATTACATGGATTTACACATATTTAA
- a CDS encoding Dps family protein, whose amino-acid sequence MRTLDYIKLDSAAAAKVVESLQQLLADYQVFYANLRGFHWNIKGHGFFVLHSKFEDLYNNAAEKVDELAERILMLGGVPKNKYSDYLKVSNIKEVEGVTNGDEALNNILETYSHFIVEERKLLAVASQAGDEATVAVMSDYLKEQEKMVWMLCAYASK is encoded by the coding sequence ATGAGAACATTAGATTATATCAAGTTAGATTCAGCGGCAGCTGCAAAGGTAGTAGAATCATTGCAACAATTATTGGCAGACTACCAAGTATTTTATGCTAATCTTCGTGGGTTCCACTGGAATATTAAAGGGCATGGTTTCTTTGTACTGCACAGCAAATTTGAGGATTTGTATAACAATGCAGCCGAGAAAGTGGATGAACTGGCAGAACGTATCCTGATGCTGGGAGGCGTCCCGAAGAACAAGTATAGCGATTATTTGAAAGTATCGAATATAAAAGAGGTAGAGGGTGTTACAAACGGTGACGAAGCATTGAACAACATTTTGGAAACTTACAGTCATTTCATCGTGGAAGAGCGTAAACTTTTGGCTGTCGCTTCACAAGCCGGTGATGAGGCTACTGTAGCGGTGATGAGTGACTATTTGAAGGAACAGGAAAAAATGGTGTGGATGTTGTGCGCATATGCTTCAAAGTAA
- a CDS encoding N-6 DNA methylase: MYAIIPQQIPQGKRAEINEKILFAINSGKDMIPAESIYNCYTGIGGLHNLKQSDFASYHEYAEAKKEFEMGQFFTPHEVCRDMVDVLSPTSSEMILDMCCGMGNFFNHLPNQHNAYGFDIDSKAVAVARYLYPDAHIEKCDIQQYHSEQRFDAIIGNPPFNLKFDFRISQEYYIDKAYHLLNPAGFLMIIVPVSFMQNEFWEKSRVGRVNEDFSFIGQTRLAPHAFTSVGVDNFNTKIMVFLRRSQHIEMNPYNAEEFVSMAELKERVKKAREMKHRLRLDLMRETNRIDKEELEHFEYKLAKYMYELKAHARLNKHIDKAVALVTKFRNQKPPENATNEQMKEWERKKLTTAKVLATIRKYITSQNVVPRKEVALVKTSYGFKLKQYAPRLLDKVEHKAASINDLILDSTVLPMPEIATEENLRQIRIAKRLIRRKRWLYDIQNQPFSEMETDDALAEYLDNATFVNKDGEVCEFTQLQKHDLNLVLQKRYALLNWQQGSGKTAAVYHRAKYLLKYGKVRNVVILAPAIATNMTWTPFLAINKERYRVIRTYKDLEDVPRGIFLLLSTYMVGKLKRDLMRFVKLSSRKLCLVFDESDEITNPSSQRTKHILAVFRRLKYKILDTGTTTRNNIAELYSQFELLYNNSVNMTCWCDNIYHENRDKEIECERNLHCGEPFPAFRGHVLFRACHCPGKATVFGIEKQNQDVYNKEELFDLIGKTIITRKFRDFAGEKYKIRTHTVSPSEGEHEVYRVIIEEFCRICELYYNSTGDTKKDAGLRLMRQIKLLIKACSVPHLISGYYGDDYPSKTRYIESLIRKIPGKVAIGCTTLAAFDLYEKYISERFPDRPIYVVKGDVAFKKRQSIVTEFDSTINGILICTQQSLSSSVNIPTCNDVILESLQWNIPKMEQFYFRFIRLDSKEMKDVHYVTYEDSVEQNLMALVLTKERLNEFIKTGEVKEQSEIFEEFDITMSVIDSLLIRSTDSEGKIHISWGSQRVTS; the protein is encoded by the coding sequence ATGTATGCCATCATACCACAACAGATACCGCAAGGCAAGCGTGCAGAGATCAACGAGAAGATTCTCTTTGCCATCAACTCCGGTAAGGATATGATTCCTGCGGAGAGTATATACAACTGCTATACAGGTATCGGAGGACTGCACAACCTCAAGCAGTCGGACTTCGCCAGCTACCACGAGTATGCCGAGGCAAAGAAGGAGTTCGAGATGGGACAGTTCTTCACACCGCACGAGGTATGTCGGGATATGGTAGATGTACTCTCTCCCACATCATCGGAGATGATTCTCGATATGTGTTGCGGTATGGGTAACTTCTTCAACCATCTGCCAAACCAACACAACGCCTACGGCTTTGACATAGACAGCAAGGCTGTGGCAGTGGCGAGGTATCTCTATCCCGATGCACATATTGAGAAGTGCGACATACAGCAGTACCACTCCGAGCAACGCTTTGATGCCATCATAGGTAATCCTCCGTTCAATCTGAAGTTCGACTTCCGAATCTCACAGGAGTATTACATCGACAAAGCATACCATCTACTCAATCCCGCGGGATTCCTGATGATTATCGTTCCAGTCTCCTTTATGCAGAACGAGTTCTGGGAGAAGAGCCGTGTAGGAAGAGTGAACGAGGACTTCTCCTTCATCGGACAAACAAGGTTGGCACCTCACGCCTTCACATCGGTAGGTGTAGATAATTTCAACACCAAGATAATGGTCTTCCTGCGTCGCTCACAGCATATAGAGATGAATCCCTACAATGCCGAGGAGTTCGTCTCTATGGCAGAACTCAAGGAGAGAGTGAAAAAAGCCCGTGAGATGAAGCACCGCCTGCGTCTTGACCTTATGCGTGAGACCAACCGCATAGACAAGGAGGAGTTAGAGCACTTCGAGTACAAGCTCGCCAAGTACATGTATGAGTTGAAGGCTCACGCAAGGCTCAACAAGCATATTGACAAGGCTGTGGCACTTGTTACCAAGTTCCGTAACCAGAAGCCACCCGAAAATGCCACCAACGAGCAGATGAAGGAGTGGGAACGCAAGAAGCTGACCACTGCCAAAGTGCTGGCCACCATACGCAAGTATATCACCTCGCAGAATGTCGTTCCACGCAAGGAGGTGGCATTGGTAAAGACCTCCTACGGCTTCAAGCTCAAGCAGTATGCACCACGACTACTCGACAAGGTGGAGCATAAGGCGGCAAGCATCAATGACCTCATATTGGATAGCACCGTACTACCTATGCCGGAGATAGCAACAGAAGAGAATCTGCGACAGATACGCATCGCCAAGAGGCTTATCCGCCGCAAGCGTTGGCTCTACGATATACAGAATCAACCATTCTCGGAGATGGAAACGGACGATGCCCTTGCCGAGTATCTCGACAATGCCACCTTCGTAAACAAAGATGGCGAGGTGTGCGAGTTCACGCAGTTGCAGAAACACGACCTGAACCTTGTGCTTCAGAAGCGATACGCTCTTCTCAACTGGCAGCAAGGCTCAGGCAAGACCGCAGCTGTATATCACAGAGCCAAATATCTGCTCAAATATGGCAAGGTACGCAATGTGGTGATACTTGCCCCTGCCATTGCCACCAATATGACATGGACTCCATTCCTCGCAATCAACAAGGAGCGATACAGAGTGATACGCACATACAAGGATCTCGAAGATGTGCCGAGAGGTATCTTCCTGTTATTATCTACCTATATGGTCGGCAAGCTCAAACGCGACCTTATGCGGTTTGTGAAACTATCGTCAAGGAAACTATGCCTTGTATTTGATGAGTCGGACGAGATTACCAACCCATCATCACAACGCACAAAGCATATCCTGGCAGTGTTCCGCAGGCTCAAATACAAGATTCTCGATACGGGAACAACCACCCGTAACAATATCGCAGAGCTATACAGCCAGTTTGAGTTACTCTATAACAACTCGGTCAATATGACCTGCTGGTGCGATAACATCTACCACGAGAACCGAGATAAGGAGATAGAGTGTGAAAGGAACCTCCACTGCGGAGAGCCGTTCCCTGCGTTCAGAGGTCATGTGCTGTTTCGTGCCTGCCACTGTCCGGGCAAAGCAACGGTATTCGGCATAGAGAAGCAGAATCAGGATGTCTATAACAAGGAGGAACTTTTCGACCTCATAGGAAAGACCATCATCACCCGTAAGTTCCGAGACTTCGCAGGCGAGAAATACAAGATACGGACACACACCGTAAGCCCGTCAGAGGGTGAGCACGAGGTCTATCGTGTCATCATCGAGGAGTTCTGCCGTATCTGTGAACTCTACTACAACAGCACGGGTGATACGAAGAAGGATGCAGGACTGAGGCTTATGCGACAGATAAAACTGCTTATCAAGGCTTGTTCGGTACCACACCTCATATCGGGATACTACGGTGATGACTATCCGAGCAAGACACGATACATAGAATCATTGATACGCAAGATACCTGGCAAGGTAGCCATCGGCTGTACCACCCTTGCCGCCTTTGACCTCTACGAGAAGTATATCAGCGAACGCTTCCCCGACAGACCGATATATGTCGTAAAGGGAGATGTGGCGTTCAAGAAGCGTCAAAGCATAGTGACGGAGTTCGACTCCACCATCAACGGCATACTGATATGCACGCAGCAGAGCCTGAGCAGTTCGGTAAACATACCTACCTGCAATGATGTGATACTGGAGTCGCTGCAATGGAACATACCCAAGATGGAGCAGTTCTACTTCCGCTTCATACGCCTCGACTCCAAGGAGATGAAGGATGTGCATTATGTCACCTATGAGGACTCCGTGGAGCAGAACCTGATGGCATTGGTACTGACCAAAGAACGTCTCAACGAGTTCATCAAGACGGGTGAGGTAAAGGAGCAGTCGGAGATATTCGAGGAGTTCGACATCACAATGTCGGTCATCGACAGTCTGCTGATACGCTCTACGGACAGCGAGGGTAAGATACATATCAGCTGGGGAAGCCAGCGAGTAACAAGTTAA
- a CDS encoding LPD29 domain-containing protein: MAYFKNIHSLAELKKEYRRLALENHPDKGGSTEVMQQINVEFERLHEIWKDDTTVSANASGYENDYAGASAKEYTDFVYNEYRWKDRNYQGQHTPEIVELVRNWIKETYPKYRFSVSRHHYNSIHIYLVKADFEAFKKDKGVVFHHDVNHYHIDNNDTLTDRAKEVMKNVCDFVMSYNFDDSDPMTDYFCTNFYLTLGVGTYKKPYKVELPKLDCKGKKPDVFKHPEGAAHKAIRQALGGAYFSFHNSQRLQGKMVLGEDSYGHSGDKYFWPLSYSSAKTAQKRMDKLEKAGIRCKLTGYNGGCIEFLSYNPETEALLEKERQEVIIAHRAWQAKQVQTG; encoded by the coding sequence ATGGCTTACTTTAAGAATATACATTCATTGGCAGAACTCAAGAAGGAGTATCGCCGATTGGCATTGGAGAATCACCCCGACAAAGGCGGCAGCACCGAAGTGATGCAACAGATCAATGTGGAGTTTGAACGACTCCACGAGATTTGGAAGGACGATACTACTGTATCGGCAAATGCATCAGGTTATGAAAACGACTATGCAGGAGCATCGGCAAAGGAGTATACCGACTTCGTATATAACGAATATCGTTGGAAAGATCGCAACTATCAAGGACAGCACACTCCTGAGATTGTGGAGCTGGTGCGTAACTGGATAAAGGAGACCTATCCCAAGTATAGGTTCTCCGTATCAAGGCATCACTATAACTCTATCCATATCTACCTTGTCAAAGCAGACTTTGAGGCATTCAAGAAGGATAAAGGCGTGGTGTTCCACCACGATGTAAACCACTACCATATTGACAATAACGACACCCTAACCGACAGAGCCAAAGAGGTGATGAAGAATGTATGCGACTTTGTAATGTCGTACAACTTCGATGACAGCGATCCTATGACCGACTACTTCTGCACTAACTTCTACCTTACATTAGGAGTCGGCACCTACAAGAAGCCATATAAAGTAGAACTGCCGAAATTGGATTGCAAGGGCAAGAAGCCCGATGTGTTCAAGCACCCCGAAGGTGCTGCACACAAGGCAATACGTCAGGCATTGGGCGGTGCCTATTTCAGTTTCCACAACAGCCAGCGACTACAAGGCAAAATGGTACTTGGAGAAGACTCCTACGGACATAGTGGCGACAAATACTTCTGGCCACTATCATACTCAAGTGCCAAGACTGCACAAAAACGAATGGATAAATTGGAGAAAGCCGGTATCCGCTGCAAGCTCACAGGCTACAATGGTGGGTGCATCGAGTTCCTCAGCTACAATCCCGAAACGGAAGCACTACTTGAGAAAGAGAGGCAGGAGGTTATCATCGCTCATCGTGCTTGGCAGGCAAAGCAGGTGCAGACAGGATAG